The following proteins are co-located in the Sulfitobacter guttiformis genome:
- a CDS encoding DNA recombination protein RmuC: MIQLGGLQFDLNDPAALALAIGIGLLALVLVLLVVLVLRPARLPAPLSHQLYALSNGQEQLRGNLQTVSDTQARAQTQLIQSLEARLAAVQLKMQQQLAQMQERTNQTLHGSAQRTTTSLTQLQERLAAIDKAQDNITKLSGDVLSLQDILSNKQTRGAFGEIQLNDIVYKALPSDSYTMQKTLSNGRRADCLIHLPNPPGPIVIDAKFPLEAYEALHRAKTDWELKSAVANMRTSVRKHIRDIAEKYILDGETADGALMFLPSEAVYAELHGNFPELVREGFDARVWIVSPTTCMATLHTMRAILKDARMREQAGEIRKTLRLLHRDVELVVERVGKLDTHFRQAREDLEGIGTAAERAGKRAARLDNFDFEDVEPADVPLPLPKGTQV, encoded by the coding sequence ATGATCCAGCTTGGCGGCTTGCAATTTGACCTGAACGATCCGGCCGCGCTGGCATTGGCGATTGGTATCGGATTGCTCGCGCTTGTTCTTGTGCTGCTTGTTGTACTGGTATTGCGCCCCGCGCGGCTTCCTGCGCCGCTTTCGCACCAGCTTTATGCGCTGAGCAACGGACAGGAGCAGCTGCGCGGAAATCTGCAAACCGTGTCCGATACGCAGGCCCGTGCGCAGACCCAGTTGATCCAGAGCCTCGAGGCGCGGCTGGCGGCGGTGCAACTGAAAATGCAGCAACAGCTCGCCCAGATGCAAGAGCGTACCAACCAGACTTTGCACGGCTCTGCGCAACGCACGACTACCAGCCTGACACAGCTGCAGGAACGCCTTGCCGCAATTGATAAGGCGCAGGACAACATCACCAAACTATCGGGAGATGTTCTGTCCTTGCAGGATATCCTGAGCAACAAGCAGACGCGCGGGGCCTTTGGTGAAATCCAACTGAACGATATTGTTTACAAAGCACTGCCATCAGACAGCTATACCATGCAAAAGACCCTTTCTAACGGGCGGCGGGCTGATTGCCTGATCCATCTGCCGAACCCGCCGGGCCCGATCGTTATTGATGCCAAATTCCCGCTGGAGGCTTACGAGGCGCTGCACCGCGCAAAGACGGACTGGGAGTTGAAGTCAGCAGTGGCGAACATGCGGACATCGGTGCGCAAACATATCCGCGACATTGCCGAAAAATACATCCTTGATGGCGAAACCGCGGATGGCGCGCTGATGTTTCTGCCCTCCGAAGCGGTTTATGCTGAGTTGCATGGCAATTTTCCCGAACTGGTGCGCGAGGGATTTGACGCCCGTGTCTGGATCGTTTCGCCGACGACCTGCATGGCGACCCTCCACACCATGCGCGCCATTCTCAAAGATGCCCGAATGCGCGAGCAGGCAGGCGAGATACGCAAGACCCTTCGCCTGCTACACCGCGATGTTGAACTGGTGGTAGAGCGGGTGGGCAAGCTGGACACCCATTTCCGCCAAGCCCGCGAGGATCTCGAAGGGATCGGTACCGCGGCAGAGCGTGCAGGAAAGCGCGCCGCGAGACTGGACAATTTCGACTTCGAAGATGTTGAACCGGCAGACGTGCCACTCCCCCTCCCGAAAGGAACACAGGTATGA
- a CDS encoding LysM peptidoglycan-binding domain-containing protein: MKTRKPKISFNATPNVPAPDAQDYAAAATQTYSAAGDTWPAPAYPSASSTSGLGAYGQPPHSEKGFFVRNRRLGGMAAMVGLTLVLGFGAVFWTPFGDEEAGRQMAESTAFEASADADDTATRAIAVDLTNVSAAVAQPSEARGAASGLTAAVLASLTANGTTSAQQSGSTREPGNDALEVLSRNKIRLLHEAVLAGQYDIETYQQNGVTRVRLRAGDTSLANPYATVSLKKTMRAGEAEFANSLMTPEGDIDVDTMMFNLVQTSLYAEQTARATQAANGMSRKIFAASSARTDTLNNRRFYSVQAGDSLAYISLQFFGDPAAYVRILAANQSTLQSPDMIQIGQRLLIPG, translated from the coding sequence GTGAAAACCCGCAAACCAAAAATTTCGTTTAATGCTACGCCAAATGTGCCAGCGCCCGATGCACAGGATTATGCGGCGGCTGCTACGCAGACATATTCCGCAGCTGGCGATACTTGGCCAGCGCCTGCCTACCCTTCTGCTTCGTCAACATCCGGTCTAGGCGCCTACGGGCAGCCACCCCATAGCGAAAAAGGGTTTTTCGTGCGTAACAGGCGACTTGGTGGAATGGCAGCGATGGTCGGTTTGACACTTGTTCTGGGATTTGGGGCGGTGTTTTGGACGCCCTTCGGTGACGAAGAGGCCGGTCGGCAAATGGCGGAAAGCACCGCTTTTGAAGCCAGCGCAGATGCCGACGATACCGCAACACGTGCAATTGCCGTTGACTTGACCAATGTGAGTGCGGCAGTCGCGCAGCCTTCTGAAGCTAGGGGAGCGGCGTCTGGTCTGACGGCGGCTGTATTGGCCAGTTTGACAGCTAATGGTACGACGTCCGCGCAGCAGAGTGGCAGCACAAGAGAACCCGGCAATGACGCGCTGGAAGTTCTAAGTCGGAACAAAATACGCCTGTTACATGAGGCGGTTCTGGCTGGTCAGTATGACATCGAAACCTATCAACAAAACGGAGTAACGAGAGTCAGGCTGCGCGCTGGCGATACATCACTCGCCAATCCCTATGCCACTGTGTCCCTGAAAAAGACGATGCGGGCGGGCGAGGCCGAGTTCGCAAATTCACTGATGACCCCCGAAGGGGATATCGACGTGGATACGATGATGTTCAACTTGGTCCAGACGTCGCTTTATGCCGAGCAAACCGCACGGGCAACACAAGCGGCGAACGGCATGTCGCGTAAGATTTTTGCAGCCTCGTCCGCGCGCACTGACACGCTGAACAATAGACGCTTTTATAGTGTTCAGGCGGGTGACAGCCTTGCCTACATCTCTTTGCAATTCTTTGGAGACCCCGCCGCCTATGTGCGTATCCTCGCGGCCAACCAAAGTACTCTACAATCGCCCGACATGATCCAGATAGGCCAGCGGCTCCTCATACCCGGCTGA
- the uraH gene encoding hydroxyisourate hydrolase — translation MPDGFLTTHVLDTALGRPAANLQITLYRIEEGQRQQCAQMRTNGDGRTDSPILPKEAFRTGTYELVFEAGAYLDAIGIPPEAPRFLDEIPIRFGISEVDAHYHVPLLLSPFGYSTYRGS, via the coding sequence ATGCCTGACGGTTTTTTGACCACACATGTTCTCGACACCGCATTGGGCCGACCTGCAGCAAATCTGCAGATCACGCTCTACAGGATCGAGGAAGGGCAGCGGCAGCAATGTGCGCAAATGCGTACAAACGGAGACGGCCGCACCGACAGTCCCATTCTGCCGAAAGAAGCGTTTCGCACCGGAACCTACGAGTTGGTGTTCGAGGCAGGCGCCTATCTCGATGCCATTGGAATACCGCCCGAGGCGCCTCGTTTCCTTGATGAAATTCCAATCCGTTTTGGTATCTCTGAGGTAGACGCGCACTATCATGTGCCACTGCTTCTGTCGCCGTTCGGCTATTCCACTTATCGCGGCAGTTGA
- the mutL gene encoding DNA mismatch repair endonuclease MutL, with translation MAQPNPNISASQPVIRQLDEMAINRIAAGEVVERPASAVKELVENAVDAGATRITVEYADGGKTLIRVTDDGCGIAGTDLPLALSRHATSKIDGTDLLNIHSFGFRGEALPSLGAVGRLTIISRAAGYDGAEISVIGGKQMAVKPAGLSAGTVVTLRDLFYATPARLKFLRTDRAEAQAIGDVIKRLAMAEPFVRFVLRDVSGDGPGCEVFRAEAEQGDLFEALHGRLRQVLGREFAENSLAIDAERDGFHLTGFAALPTYSRGSAVTQYLFVNGRPVKDKMLVGALRGAYFDFLSRDRHPAAALFVDCDPTLVDVNVHPAKSEVRFRDPGVVRGLIVSGLRHALANAGHRASSTVADATLGAMQPERTGEARIYQMDRPSAGVRSAAYQAQSPQGFAETQGMWGRVESVPDEVQEQSDARADFPLGTARGQVHENYIIAQTATGMVIVDQHAAHERLVYEKLKKQMAANGVAAQSLLIPEIIELSSSDREAILDVAEQLASFGLGIEPFGGDAIAVRETPAILGEVNAEAMIRDILDELEGEGESLLVQARIEAILSRVACHGSIRSGRWMRGEEMNALLREMEATPHSGQCNHGRPTYVELKLSDIERLFGRT, from the coding sequence ATGGCCCAACCAAACCCCAATATAAGCGCATCCCAGCCGGTTATCCGTCAACTCGACGAGATGGCGATCAACCGTATCGCTGCCGGTGAGGTGGTCGAACGACCGGCATCTGCAGTCAAGGAACTGGTAGAAAATGCTGTCGATGCAGGGGCCACCCGCATCACGGTTGAGTATGCCGATGGGGGCAAGACACTGATCCGCGTGACCGATGACGGGTGCGGCATTGCGGGGACTGATCTGCCGCTTGCCCTGTCGCGTCACGCCACGTCCAAGATTGACGGGACCGATTTGCTCAATATCCATTCGTTTGGCTTTCGCGGCGAGGCGCTACCCTCGCTGGGTGCCGTTGGGCGCCTTACGATCATCAGCCGGGCCGCCGGTTATGACGGGGCGGAGATCAGCGTGATCGGCGGCAAGCAAATGGCCGTAAAGCCGGCAGGGCTGAGCGCGGGCACCGTCGTGACATTGCGTGATCTGTTTTATGCCACGCCCGCCCGCCTCAAATTCCTCCGCACGGACCGCGCAGAAGCGCAGGCAATCGGCGATGTCATAAAACGTCTGGCGATGGCCGAGCCATTTGTGCGCTTTGTGCTGCGTGATGTGTCGGGCGATGGCCCAGGCTGTGAGGTATTCCGCGCCGAGGCCGAGCAGGGCGATCTGTTCGAGGCACTACATGGCCGTTTGCGTCAGGTGCTGGGGCGTGAGTTTGCAGAAAATTCGCTGGCGATCGATGCAGAGCGTGATGGCTTTCACCTCACCGGTTTTGCAGCGCTCCCCACATATTCGCGTGGCTCTGCAGTAACGCAATATCTCTTCGTAAACGGCCGTCCGGTAAAAGATAAAATGCTAGTCGGAGCTTTGCGCGGTGCCTATTTCGATTTCCTGAGCCGTGACCGGCATCCTGCTGCGGCGCTGTTTGTCGATTGTGATCCCACGTTGGTGGATGTGAATGTGCATCCGGCAAAATCCGAAGTCCGCTTTCGCGATCCCGGTGTGGTGCGCGGTCTTATTGTTTCGGGTCTGCGGCATGCGCTGGCGAATGCCGGGCACCGTGCGTCTTCCACTGTGGCCGATGCCACGCTTGGTGCGATGCAGCCGGAACGCACAGGCGAGGCGCGAATATACCAGATGGACCGCCCCTCGGCCGGAGTACGCAGCGCGGCCTATCAGGCCCAGTCACCTCAAGGTTTTGCCGAGACGCAAGGCATGTGGGGAAGGGTCGAGAGCGTCCCCGACGAGGTTCAGGAGCAATCCGATGCCCGCGCGGATTTCCCCCTGGGCACTGCGCGTGGTCAGGTGCATGAAAATTACATCATCGCCCAAACCGCCACCGGAATGGTGATCGTGGACCAGCATGCGGCCCATGAACGGCTGGTTTACGAAAAGTTAAAAAAACAGATGGCTGCCAATGGCGTTGCGGCACAGTCGCTGCTCATCCCCGAAATAATTGAGCTTTCCTCATCCGACCGAGAGGCAATCCTTGATGTTGCAGAGCAGCTTGCCAGCTTTGGCCTCGGGATTGAGCCGTTCGGAGGTGATGCCATAGCAGTGCGCGAAACGCCTGCGATCCTCGGTGAAGTGAACGCCGAAGCAATGATCCGCGATATTCTAGACGAGCTCGAAGGCGAAGGCGAAAGCCTGCTTGTGCAAGCGCGCATTGAGGCGATCCTGAGTCGCGTTGCCTGCCACGGCTCGATCCGGTCGGGCCGCTGGATGCGCGGTGAAGAGATGAATGCGCTTTTGCGCGAGATGGAGGCGACCCCGCATTCGGGACAATGCAACCACGGGCGCCCCACCTATGTTGAGCTCAAGCTTAGCGATATCGAGCGGTTGTTCGGGCGCACATGA
- a CDS encoding bifunctional allantoicase/(S)-ureidoglycine aminohydrolase: protein MIYAFPPGGLPDQSVSPEGTAVFTPAYAVLPAVTQRDIVTSYLPGWTGMRMWVLARPMSGFAETFSQYAVELAPAGGSDAPEVDEDAQSVIFVAGGRITLNIDGARHVLDAGGYAYIPPDTLWTVWNDADAVAQFHWIRKRYVGAEGVAMPDAFVTSDQAVAPVEMPDCNGVWATTRFVEPDDLRHDMHVNIVTFQPGGVIPFAETHVMEHGLYVLQGSADYLLNKDWVPVGPGDFMWLRAFCPQACTATGDQPFRYLLYKDVNRHMPL, encoded by the coding sequence ATGATTTATGCCTTCCCCCCCGGTGGCCTGCCGGACCAGAGCGTTTCACCTGAAGGCACGGCAGTGTTCACGCCCGCTTATGCCGTCCTGCCCGCCGTAACCCAGCGCGATATCGTGACCAGCTACCTACCGGGGTGGACAGGCATGCGCATGTGGGTGCTCGCGCGCCCGATGTCGGGTTTTGCCGAAACCTTTAGCCAATACGCGGTCGAACTGGCTCCTGCAGGAGGCTCCGATGCGCCCGAAGTGGATGAAGATGCACAATCGGTGATTTTTGTGGCCGGCGGCAGGATAACTCTTAATATTGACGGCGCGCGCCATGTACTGGACGCGGGTGGCTACGCCTATATTCCGCCCGATACCTTGTGGACGGTCTGGAATGACGCGGACGCGGTGGCGCAATTCCACTGGATCCGCAAACGCTATGTCGGGGCCGAAGGTGTGGCTATGCCCGACGCTTTCGTGACCTCGGATCAGGCGGTAGCGCCCGTTGAAATGCCGGATTGTAACGGCGTTTGGGCCACCACTCGGTTTGTTGAGCCCGATGATTTGCGCCATGATATGCATGTCAATATCGTGACCTTCCAGCCTGGTGGCGTAATCCCCTTCGCTGAAACCCATGTAATGGAGCATGGTCTTTATGTGCTCCAAGGCAGCGCCGATTATCTTCTGAACAAAGATTGGGTGCCGGTCGGGCCCGGTGATTTTATGTGGTTGCGCGCTTTTTGCCCGCAGGCCTGTACCGCCACAGGAGACCAGCCATTTCGCTATCTTCTGTATAAGGATGTAAACCGTCACATGCCGTTATGA
- a CDS encoding urate hydroxylase PuuD, with protein sequence MYDLAALSSWIEFAVRWLHVITAIAWIGSSFYFIALDLGLHRNRNLASGADGEEWQVHGGGFYHVQKYLVAPAQMPDDLIWFKWESYATWLSGFALLVLVYYLGSEFYLIDPAVRELSTLQAISISLASLAFGWIAYDQICKSRFGDNNTRLMILLYLILVAMAYFYTSVFSGRAALLHLGAFTATIMSANVFFTIMPNQRIVVADLKAGRTPDAKYGKIAKQRSTHNNYLTLPVIFLMLSNHYPLAFASEMNWLIAALVFLMGVTIRHYFNSLHARKGSKHWTWLATSLLFVTIIWLSTAPMFKAQEPEQAVGAAVRFAQAEGFAQVSDIVMGRCSMCHATDPAWEGMHFAPKGVRLETEHQIANAAKQIYLQAGLTDAMPPANLSYMQPEERAQIVAWYRAATGG encoded by the coding sequence ATGTACGATCTCGCTGCCCTGTCCTCATGGATCGAATTTGCTGTCCGCTGGCTCCACGTCATCACCGCCATCGCATGGATTGGCAGCTCGTTCTATTTTATCGCCCTTGATTTGGGCCTTCACCGCAACCGCAATCTTGCCTCCGGTGCGGACGGCGAAGAATGGCAGGTTCATGGCGGTGGGTTCTATCACGTACAAAAATACCTCGTTGCACCTGCGCAAATGCCCGATGATCTGATCTGGTTCAAATGGGAAAGCTATGCCACATGGCTGTCGGGTTTTGCCTTGCTGGTCCTCGTGTATTATCTGGGTTCCGAATTTTACCTGATTGATCCTGCGGTTCGGGAGCTGTCTACACTTCAGGCTATTTCGATCTCGCTGGCTTCATTGGCGTTTGGCTGGATCGCCTATGATCAAATCTGCAAAAGCCGGTTTGGGGACAACAACACGCGGCTGATGATATTGCTCTATCTGATTCTCGTTGCGATGGCGTACTTCTATACATCCGTCTTCTCAGGCCGCGCTGCCCTTTTGCATCTCGGTGCCTTCACAGCCACGATTATGAGTGCAAATGTATTCTTCACGATCATGCCAAATCAACGAATTGTGGTGGCCGACCTCAAGGCGGGGCGCACGCCAGATGCCAAATACGGCAAGATCGCCAAGCAGCGCAGTACACACAATAATTATCTTACACTGCCGGTGATCTTTCTGATGCTTAGCAACCATTACCCGTTAGCTTTTGCCTCCGAGATGAACTGGCTTATCGCGGCGCTTGTGTTTCTGATGGGCGTTACAATCCGCCACTATTTTAACAGCTTGCATGCGCGCAAAGGCTCCAAACACTGGACTTGGCTCGCGACATCACTGCTGTTTGTTACCATCATCTGGCTCTCCACTGCTCCGATGTTCAAAGCGCAGGAACCGGAACAAGCGGTGGGTGCGGCCGTCCGTTTTGCACAGGCCGAAGGGTTTGCGCAGGTGTCTGATATTGTAATGGGCCGCTGCTCGATGTGTCACGCCACTGATCCTGCGTGGGAAGGTATGCATTTTGCACCCAAGGGGGTGCGCCTCGAGACAGAGCATCAGATCGCAAATGCGGCGAAGCAGATTTATCTGCAAGCAGGACTTACTGACGCGATGCCACCCGCCAATCTAAGCTACATGCAGCCCGAAGAGCGGGCGCAGATTGTAGCATGGTACCGCGCTGCCACTGGCGGCTGA
- a CDS encoding uracil-xanthine permease family protein, with amino-acid sequence MTITQHNYADPNEMPPLAQAVPLGLQHVLAMFASNVTPSIIVAGAAGLAFGGAEQVYLIQMAMLFAGVATLFQTVGFGPVGARLPIMQGTSFAFVGVLAGIAATQGLSVALTACIIGGLGHFSLGAVIQHLRFLFPPLVTGLVILAIGLYLIPVAIQYAAGGAAKFQMEAESFGSLKHWSVALTVVIVSLVLKFFTKGTLSNSAILIGLIIGYLLALAFGMVNFGAVGTASWFTSISALPYGFEFSLGAVIAVTLVSIVSAIETVGDVSATTKAGAGRQATDREIAGATYADGLGTAVAGVFGGLPNTSFSQNVGIVGMTGIMSRHVVTIGGIILILCGLVPKIGAVIASMPLPVLGGGVIVMFGMVAAAGLNMLSEINMNRRNMVIIAVSLAAGLGLNLVPEAVQYLPGVVKIMATSAVAPTAFVAILLNVVLPEDV; translated from the coding sequence ATGACAATTACACAGCATAATTATGCCGATCCGAATGAAATGCCGCCGCTGGCACAGGCGGTCCCTCTTGGGTTGCAGCACGTGCTGGCAATGTTTGCCTCCAACGTGACCCCCTCCATCATCGTAGCAGGCGCTGCGGGCCTCGCCTTTGGCGGGGCAGAGCAGGTTTATCTGATCCAGATGGCGATGCTATTTGCGGGCGTGGCGACCCTGTTCCAGACAGTCGGGTTCGGTCCGGTCGGTGCTCGATTGCCGATTATGCAAGGCACCAGCTTTGCCTTCGTCGGGGTCCTTGCGGGCATCGCCGCAACCCAAGGCCTCAGCGTGGCGCTCACGGCTTGCATCATCGGTGGTTTGGGCCACTTTTCTCTGGGGGCTGTGATCCAGCATTTGCGCTTTCTCTTTCCGCCTTTGGTGACGGGCCTCGTGATACTCGCGATTGGCCTTTACCTCATCCCTGTTGCGATCCAATACGCTGCGGGCGGCGCTGCAAAATTTCAGATGGAGGCGGAGAGTTTCGGCTCGCTCAAGCACTGGAGCGTTGCGCTGACAGTGGTGATTGTTTCTCTCGTGCTAAAGTTTTTTACAAAAGGCACGCTGAGCAATTCTGCCATCCTTATCGGATTGATCATCGGCTATCTTCTGGCATTAGCATTCGGGATGGTGAATTTTGGCGCGGTCGGCACAGCGAGCTGGTTCACCAGCATTTCAGCTTTACCCTACGGTTTCGAATTCAGCCTTGGTGCGGTGATCGCGGTCACGTTGGTGTCGATTGTTTCCGCAATAGAAACAGTTGGTGACGTCTCGGCCACCACAAAAGCGGGGGCAGGCCGTCAGGCCACCGACCGTGAAATAGCCGGAGCGACATACGCCGACGGGCTGGGAACCGCCGTTGCAGGTGTGTTTGGTGGTTTGCCCAACACCTCCTTCAGCCAGAATGTCGGCATTGTTGGAATGACCGGCATTATGAGCCGCCATGTCGTGACTATTGGAGGCATCATCCTCATCCTCTGCGGTCTGGTCCCGAAAATTGGCGCTGTTATTGCCTCAATGCCTCTACCTGTTCTGGGCGGCGGTGTGATCGTGATGTTCGGCATGGTCGCTGCAGCGGGCCTCAACATGCTGTCGGAGATTAATATGAACCGGCGTAATATGGTGATTATTGCGGTTTCTCTTGCTGCAGGGCTTGGCCTTAATCTGGTCCCAGAAGCGGTGCAATATCTCCCCGGCGTGGTAAAAATTATGGCAACCTCCGCTGTGGCTCCTACCGCATTTGTCGCCATTTTGCTCAATGTCGTACTGCCCGAGGATGTCTAA
- a CDS encoding rhodanese-like domain-containing protein: protein MAAALMVQGVAGQAQDHAASAQAVFTFAGQSVSISPRAADAAKYAGRFAMLAPSCDPFCIAPSNAADGIETLVEGQVLEFLVTAVAANTGLLVDARMPQGRALGFIPGSVSMPFETLAPENEFRDEILKALGARAFQDVFNFADAQNLVIFDSGPTQNDAGVLIAHLLEAGYPPDKIRYYRGGMQVWSVVGLTVQE, encoded by the coding sequence ATGGCCGCTGCGCTTATGGTGCAGGGGGTGGCCGGACAAGCGCAAGATCACGCAGCTTCTGCGCAGGCAGTGTTCACCTTTGCAGGACAAAGCGTATCAATTTCCCCGCGTGCCGCTGATGCGGCGAAATACGCAGGCAGGTTTGCGATGCTGGCACCGTCTTGTGATCCTTTTTGTATTGCCCCCAGCAATGCTGCCGATGGCATCGAGACATTGGTCGAAGGGCAGGTTCTTGAATTTCTGGTGACTGCCGTCGCTGCGAATACAGGATTGCTGGTGGATGCGCGTATGCCGCAGGGCCGCGCACTGGGGTTTATCCCCGGTTCGGTCAGCATGCCGTTCGAGACGCTGGCCCCCGAAAACGAGTTTCGTGATGAGATCCTGAAAGCGCTTGGTGCGCGTGCCTTTCAGGATGTGTTTAACTTCGCCGACGCGCAGAACCTTGTCATATTTGATAGCGGCCCGACCCAAAATGATGCAGGCGTGCTGATCGCCCATCTTCTTGAGGCAGGCTACCCCCCCGATAAAATCCGGTATTACCGTGGTGGCATGCAGGTGTGGTCCGTTGTCGGTCTGACAGTTCAGGAATAA
- the puuE gene encoding allantoinase PuuE — protein MTRYPRDFAGYGATPPDPQWPNGARIAVQFVLNYEEGGENNILHGDDASEAFLSEIVGATPWPGQRHWNMESIYDYGARAGFWRLHRLFTDARVPVTVYGVASALARAPEQVEAMQDAGWEIASHGLKWIDYRDHSEAAETADIAEAIRLHTEVTGAAPKGWYCGRTSANTVRLAALSGAFNYISDTYDDDLPYWTDCAGTDQLIIPYTLDCNDMRFATPQGFNSGDQFYTYLCDTFDALYAEGITGQAKMMSVGLHCRLIGRPGRVQALARFLDYIKGFEGVWTPRRIEIADHWRRVHPPRPRLRPSQMELAEFVDRFGGVFEHSAWIAERAFDLELGPAHDSAAGLHNALARMFRSASRSERLGVLGAHPDLAGKLAAAKSLTAESTEEQASAGLDALTEGERAQFTELNSTYVAKHGFPFIIAVKDHDKAGILRAFQTRIANDTATEFTIACKQVERIARIRLDQLL, from the coding sequence ATGACCCGCTATCCCAGAGACTTTGCAGGCTATGGTGCAACTCCGCCTGATCCACAGTGGCCGAACGGAGCACGAATTGCAGTGCAATTTGTCCTTAATTACGAGGAGGGCGGAGAGAATAACATTCTGCACGGCGATGACGCATCAGAGGCGTTTTTGTCCGAGATTGTTGGCGCTACGCCTTGGCCCGGCCAACGCCATTGGAACATGGAAAGCATCTATGACTATGGCGCACGCGCTGGTTTCTGGCGTTTGCACCGTCTGTTCACAGATGCCCGTGTGCCTGTCACGGTTTACGGTGTGGCCAGCGCGCTGGCCCGTGCGCCCGAGCAGGTCGAGGCGATGCAAGACGCAGGTTGGGAGATTGCCAGCCATGGATTGAAATGGATCGATTACCGCGATCATAGCGAAGCCGCCGAGACCGCCGATATTGCCGAAGCGATCCGCCTGCACACAGAGGTCACAGGTGCAGCACCGAAGGGTTGGTATTGTGGCCGGACCAGTGCCAATACCGTGCGTCTGGCCGCACTTTCAGGTGCGTTTAATTACATTTCAGATACTTATGACGATGATCTGCCTTATTGGACTGACTGTGCCGGCACTGACCAATTGATTATTCCCTACACGCTTGATTGTAACGATATGCGCTTTGCCACCCCTCAAGGCTTCAACAGTGGTGACCAGTTTTATACTTACCTTTGCGATACTTTCGACGCGCTTTATGCGGAAGGAATTACAGGGCAGGCCAAGATGATGTCGGTGGGCCTTCATTGTCGGCTGATTGGCCGTCCGGGCCGTGTACAGGCCCTCGCGCGGTTCCTTGATTACATCAAGGGGTTCGAGGGGGTTTGGACCCCGCGCCGGATCGAAATTGCGGACCATTGGCGCCGCGTACATCCGCCCCGGCCGCGCCTGCGTCCCAGTCAGATGGAACTTGCAGAATTCGTTGATCGGTTTGGCGGAGTGTTCGAACACTCTGCTTGGATCGCAGAGCGTGCCTTTGACTTGGAGCTGGGCCCTGCACATGACAGTGCTGCAGGTCTCCATAATGCGCTGGCGCGCATGTTCCGCTCTGCCAGCCGGTCCGAGCGCCTCGGCGTTTTGGGCGCGCACCCGGATCTTGCCGGAAAGCTGGCCGCTGCAAAAAGCCTGACGGCAGAAAGCACGGAGGAACAGGCCAGCGCTGGTCTGGATGCGCTCACCGAAGGGGAGCGGGCGCAGTTTACCGAGTTGAACAGCACCTATGTAGCGAAACACGGTTTCCCCTTCATCATCGCGGTAAAGGATCATGACAAGGCCGGCATCCTGCGCGCCTTCCAGACCCGCATCGCCAACGACACAGCAACCGAATTCACCATCGCCTGCAAACAGGTTGAGCGCATTGCGCGCATTAGATTGGACCAATTACTATGA
- a CDS encoding ureidoglycolate lyase — translation MSNELRAEPLTAQAFAPFGDVLEVAGEPDKIINAGLCGRYHDRALLDFGPNGRAGLSLFNAQPRSLPYRFDLLERHPEGSQAFIPMTHHPFLVIVAQDNDGMPGTPRAFITAPHQGVNLHRGTWHGVLTPLFSPGLFAVVDRIGTSANLQEARLDLPFIVVP, via the coding sequence ATGAGCAATGAGCTGCGCGCAGAGCCGCTGACCGCGCAGGCGTTTGCCCCGTTTGGTGACGTGCTGGAGGTAGCGGGGGAGCCTGATAAAATTATTAACGCCGGCTTATGTGGTCGGTATCATGACCGCGCCTTACTCGATTTCGGACCGAACGGGCGCGCGGGCCTGAGCCTGTTCAACGCCCAGCCGCGCAGCCTGCCCTACAGGTTTGATCTGCTGGAGCGGCATCCAGAGGGCAGTCAGGCGTTTATCCCGATGACGCACCATCCGTTTTTGGTGATCGTGGCGCAGGACAACGATGGCATGCCAGGCACTCCCCGCGCCTTTATCACCGCGCCGCATCAAGGGGTGAATTTGCACCGTGGCACATGGCACGGTGTGCTCACGCCACTTTTTTCACCCGGGCTGTTTGCTGTGGTCGACAGAATAGGCACATCCGCAAACCTTCAAGAGGCAAGGCTTGATCTGCCATTCATTGTCGTCCCATAA